From Granulicella cerasi, a single genomic window includes:
- a CDS encoding cohesin domain-containing protein, with product MQPLQQPGNGRQYMNLFSTRSASAFALGIALLAAVHPAHAQSAHTWDKRGQAAEAKENYDEAYEDFRQAWLKKPSDLAYKTRYERLKFQAANQHLDRGRVLRQSGDLAAALLEYQRAIQIDPSNEAAAQEIQIIARPTMGPIGGTMAVPAGGPGATNNGGPLGTPGTPLLPGMAEQTPHQLQVQRDIASMAAPIALRTVSDDPITLHMVEDTKIIYQAIGKAAGLNVIFDPEYTSKRIPVDLTGVSLFDALRIVGTLGGTFWKPVTSNTIFVAQNNRAKRTDLDDMAVQTFYLTNVSQQNDANEVLVALRNVLDPSIKIYLVASQNAIVMRATPDQLVLAEKLINDLDRTRAEVIIDVAVLEVNRSKERDLGITLPQSLTMTPQYSNANTSSSSSSSSSSSSTTTSTSGITLNTLGNLNATNFAVTLGGGTVNALLTDSDTRILQNPRIRATDGQRSTIKIGSKIPVATGSYSSTLSTSSAYGVQTQFTYLDVGVNLDITPTVHYDREISLKLKVEISSQSGSVTISDVTEPIISQRVAEQVIQLKDGEPSLLAGLFEQEDQKAVSGTPGLGEIPLLKYFFSSTDRTRSSDEIVFLLIPHIVRESVLTEENTRAIYSGTGQSVELIRRDPSEVLAAMSAAQAARIAALTQTTPPPTSTTTARAASAMLDQIAQQAQPMKPGTIVPSAAANAAAATVQSAPGAVGVPVTVSVVPPVANQAVGATFQVALLAANANDLYSMPLQVQFDAKVLQLVNVDAGDLLGRDGQAVAMVHRDEGNGAVTVTASRPPGTLGISGQGTLATLTFRAIGKGNSNVSLVRLAAKNSQGKDVPAVSSQGVVHVQ from the coding sequence ATGCAGCCTCTGCAGCAACCGGGTAACGGTCGTCAATACATGAATTTGTTCTCTACGCGCAGCGCCAGTGCCTTTGCGCTTGGTATCGCACTCCTCGCAGCCGTTCACCCGGCGCACGCTCAGTCCGCCCACACCTGGGACAAGCGCGGTCAGGCCGCAGAAGCCAAGGAAAATTATGACGAGGCTTACGAAGACTTTCGCCAGGCCTGGCTGAAGAAGCCCTCGGACCTCGCCTACAAGACTCGCTACGAGCGCCTGAAGTTCCAGGCCGCCAACCAGCATCTTGACCGTGGCCGCGTGCTTCGCCAGTCCGGCGATCTCGCCGCGGCGCTGCTGGAGTATCAGCGCGCCATCCAGATCGACCCCAGCAACGAAGCGGCCGCGCAGGAAATTCAGATCATCGCACGCCCCACGATGGGTCCGATCGGCGGCACGATGGCTGTACCCGCCGGCGGCCCCGGAGCCACGAACAATGGCGGCCCGCTCGGTACGCCCGGCACTCCCCTGCTGCCTGGCATGGCCGAGCAGACACCGCACCAACTTCAGGTGCAGCGCGACATCGCCTCCATGGCCGCGCCGATCGCGCTCCGGACCGTTTCCGATGATCCGATCACGCTGCACATGGTCGAGGACACCAAGATCATCTATCAGGCCATCGGCAAAGCCGCTGGCCTGAACGTTATCTTTGACCCCGAATACACCTCGAAGCGCATTCCCGTGGACCTGACCGGCGTCTCGCTCTTCGACGCGCTCCGCATCGTCGGCACGCTCGGCGGCACCTTCTGGAAGCCCGTCACATCGAACACGATCTTCGTGGCGCAGAACAACCGCGCCAAGCGCACGGATCTGGACGATATGGCCGTCCAGACCTTCTACCTCACCAACGTTTCGCAGCAGAACGACGCCAACGAAGTCCTCGTCGCCCTGCGTAACGTGCTTGACCCGAGCATCAAGATCTACCTCGTCGCCAGCCAGAACGCGATCGTCATGCGCGCGACGCCGGACCAACTCGTGCTGGCCGAAAAGCTCATCAACGATCTCGACCGCACCCGCGCAGAAGTCATTATCGACGTCGCCGTGCTGGAAGTGAATCGTTCGAAGGAACGCGATCTCGGCATCACGCTGCCGCAGAGCCTGACGATGACGCCGCAGTACTCCAACGCGAATACCAGCAGCTCCTCCTCGTCCAGCAGTTCGTCGTCGTCGACCACCACCTCGACCTCAGGCATTACGCTGAACACGCTGGGCAACCTGAACGCGACGAACTTCGCGGTCACGCTCGGCGGCGGCACGGTGAACGCACTGCTCACGGACTCCGACACGCGCATTCTGCAGAATCCGCGCATCCGCGCTACGGACGGTCAGCGTTCGACCATCAAGATCGGTTCCAAGATCCCCGTGGCGACCGGCAGCTACAGCTCGACGCTTTCCACCTCGAGCGCCTACGGTGTGCAGACGCAGTTCACTTACCTCGACGTCGGTGTCAACCTCGACATCACGCCGACCGTGCACTACGACCGCGAAATCTCGCTCAAGCTGAAGGTGGAAATCTCCTCGCAGAGCGGCTCGGTCACGATCTCGGACGTCACCGAACCGATCATCTCGCAGCGCGTCGCAGAGCAGGTGATTCAGCTCAAGGATGGCGAGCCCTCGCTGCTCGCTGGCCTCTTCGAACAGGAAGACCAGAAGGCTGTAAGCGGTACGCCGGGTCTCGGCGAAATCCCGCTGCTCAAGTACTTCTTCTCCTCTACGGATCGCACTCGTTCGTCTGACGAAATCGTCTTCCTGCTCATCCCGCACATTGTGCGTGAGAGCGTGCTGACGGAAGAGAACACCCGCGCGATCTACAGCGGCACCGGCCAGTCGGTCGAACTCATTCGCCGCGACCCGTCCGAAGTGCTCGCCGCGATGTCGGCCGCACAGGCTGCGCGTATCGCTGCTCTCACGCAGACCACGCCGCCGCCGACCAGCACGACCACCGCGCGTGCAGCTTCGGCCATGCTGGATCAGATCGCGCAGCAGGCGCAGCCGATGAAGCCGGGAACGATCGTTCCTTCGGCAGCAGCGAACGCTGCTGCGGCCACCGTGCAATCCGCGCCCGGTGCGGTCGGTGTACCGGTAACGGTCAGCGTCGTACCGCCGGTGGCGAACCAGGCTGTCGGCGCCACCTTCCAGGTAGCGCTGCTCGCAGCCAACGCCAACGATCTCTACAGCATGCCGCTGCAGGTGCAGTTTGATGCGAAGGTGCTGCAGCTGGTGAATGTCGATGCAGGCGATCTGCTCGGTCGTGACGGTCAGGCTGTCGCGATGGTGCATCGTGACGAAGGCAACGGCGCTGTCACCGTGACGGCCTCGCGTCCCCCGGGAACGCTCGGCATCAGCGGGCAGGGAACGCTGGCTACGTTGACCTTCCGCGCTATCGGCAAGGGCAACTCCAACGTCAGCCTCGTGCGACTCGCCGCGAAGAACTCGCAGGGTAAGGATGTCCCGGCAGTCAGCTCGCAGGGCGTGGTCCACGTCCAGTAA
- the smpB gene encoding SsrA-binding protein SmpB yields the protein MPRQNTVQIQPSSNAKPAVKEKDRDPVAAGKRDAAFNRSASFNYFLEDRFEAGVALRGTEVKSIREGKANLKDAYGLVKDGEAFLLNAHIGHFSHGNIYNHEETRTRKLLLHKKEIEKLKAALQGKGYTLVPVRFYFKNGRVKCEMALAKGKQDWDKRETERKREADKEARSAIARGQRG from the coding sequence ATGCCTCGCCAGAACACAGTACAGATTCAGCCGTCGTCGAACGCCAAGCCTGCCGTGAAGGAAAAGGACCGCGACCCCGTTGCTGCGGGCAAGCGCGATGCCGCGTTCAACCGCTCGGCCAGCTTCAATTACTTCCTCGAAGACCGTTTCGAGGCGGGCGTTGCCCTGCGCGGCACCGAGGTAAAGAGCATCCGCGAGGGCAAGGCCAACCTGAAGGACGCCTACGGCCTCGTGAAGGATGGCGAAGCTTTCCTGCTGAACGCGCATATCGGCCACTTTTCGCACGGCAATATCTACAACCACGAAGAGACCCGCACCCGTAAGCTGCTGCTGCATAAGAAAGAGATCGAAAAGCTGAAGGCGGCGCTGCAGGGCAAGGGCTACACGCTGGTGCCGGTGCGTTTCTACTTCAAGAACGGCCGCGTGAAGTGCGAAATGGCACTCGCCAAGGGCAAGCAGGACTGGGACAAGCGGGAAACCGAGCGCAAGCGCGAGGCCGACAAGGAAGCGCGCTCTGCGATTGCTCGCGGCCAGCGCGGATAA
- a CDS encoding NfeD family protein, giving the protein MLPLPFAPALTLLLITVGGLLLAWEANHPGSMLPGGIGLIAVLIALASVMRSQDAAEHVSGLIAAFAAMLASFRWPKRWLFGIAAALWVGAFLAIGPRWVAILCAAVLAVATSLLAEITARARRNKALR; this is encoded by the coding sequence ATGCTGCCCCTCCCCTTCGCTCCTGCGTTGACGCTGCTGCTGATCACCGTGGGCGGACTTCTGCTCGCGTGGGAAGCGAACCATCCCGGATCGATGCTGCCGGGCGGGATCGGCCTGATCGCGGTGCTGATCGCGCTGGCGTCGGTGATGCGGTCGCAGGATGCCGCCGAGCACGTAAGCGGCCTGATAGCCGCGTTTGCGGCGATGCTGGCGAGCTTTCGCTGGCCAAAGCGCTGGCTCTTCGGCATAGCGGCGGCGCTCTGGGTCGGGGCTTTCCTCGCCATCGGGCCACGCTGGGTAGCGATTCTGTGCGCGGCGGTGCTTGCCGTGGCGACGTCCCTGCTGGCCGAGATCACCGCCCGGGCGCGACGAAACAAAGCTTTGCGCTAG
- the mpl gene encoding UDP-N-acetylmuramate:L-alanyl-gamma-D-glutamyl-meso-diaminopimelate ligase, with protein sequence MQSKHVHLIGICGTAMASLAGMLREQGHKVTGSDTAAYPPMSDQLRAMGIPIMEPYAAANLEPRPDLVVVGNAISRGNAELEVVLDQRIPMTSMAQLIHDEFLVNRDRFVVCGTHGKTTTTSMLSWIFEVAARKDANFAPSFLIGGVAENFGTSFRVRQETKPFILEGDEYDTAFFDKGPKFLHYFPDAAILTHVEFDHADIYADLNAVKTAFKRMVNLIPKRGRLIAYDASENVTECAAKAFCKVERYGFAAESKWRLKELRHINGGSEWALHCDGELFANLTLPMAGEHNALNATAAAALAAGQGIAVESIIEALATFKSVKRRLEVRAEIDGITIIDDFAHHPTAIRETLRALRASYAGRRLVAVLEPRSNTLRRNVFEKELIESLAAADEVVVAGVFNIGAIPEHERLEPGHVVEALNKRGTNASLHADADEIVASITPTLRSGDVVAILSNGGFGGIYEKLPAALRARTSAVS encoded by the coding sequence ATGCAATCGAAGCACGTTCATCTCATCGGCATCTGCGGTACGGCCATGGCCTCACTCGCCGGCATGTTGCGCGAGCAGGGCCACAAGGTCACCGGCTCGGACACCGCCGCGTATCCACCCATGAGCGACCAGCTCCGCGCGATGGGCATTCCCATCATGGAGCCGTACGCCGCCGCGAACCTTGAGCCGCGCCCGGACCTCGTCGTCGTCGGCAACGCCATCTCCCGCGGCAACGCCGAGCTCGAAGTCGTCCTCGACCAGCGCATCCCGATGACCTCGATGGCGCAGCTCATCCACGATGAGTTCCTCGTCAACCGCGATCGCTTCGTCGTGTGCGGCACGCACGGTAAGACCACGACAACCTCGATGCTCTCGTGGATCTTCGAGGTGGCCGCGCGCAAGGACGCGAACTTCGCGCCGTCGTTCCTCATCGGCGGCGTCGCTGAAAACTTCGGCACCAGCTTTCGTGTGCGTCAGGAGACCAAACCCTTCATCCTCGAGGGCGACGAATACGACACCGCCTTCTTCGACAAGGGGCCGAAGTTCCTGCACTACTTTCCGGATGCTGCGATTCTCACCCACGTCGAGTTCGATCACGCCGATATCTACGCCGACCTCAACGCTGTGAAGACCGCGTTCAAGCGCATGGTGAACCTTATCCCCAAGCGTGGTCGCCTTATCGCGTACGACGCCAGCGAGAATGTCACCGAGTGCGCCGCCAAGGCCTTTTGCAAGGTCGAGCGCTATGGCTTCGCTGCCGAATCCAAGTGGCGCCTCAAGGAACTCCGCCACATCAACGGTGGCAGCGAGTGGGCACTCCACTGCGACGGTGAACTCTTCGCGAACCTCACGCTGCCGATGGCCGGTGAACATAACGCGCTGAACGCTACGGCCGCCGCCGCGCTTGCCGCAGGGCAGGGCATCGCGGTGGAGAGCATCATCGAAGCGCTTGCCACCTTCAAGAGCGTCAAGCGTCGGCTTGAAGTGCGCGCCGAGATCGACGGCATCACCATCATCGACGACTTCGCGCACCACCCCACGGCGATCCGCGAAACGCTGCGAGCTCTGCGTGCAAGCTACGCTGGGCGTCGCCTCGTTGCCGTGCTCGAGCCGCGCTCGAACACGCTTCGCCGCAACGTCTTCGAGAAGGAACTCATCGAAAGCCTCGCTGCTGCCGACGAAGTCGTTGTCGCCGGAGTCTTCAATATCGGCGCGATCCCCGAGCACGAACGCCTCGAGCCCGGCCACGTCGTCGAAGCGCTGAACAAGCGCGGCACGAACGCTTCACTCCACGCGGACGCCGATGAAATCGTTGCGTCCATCACTCCCACGCTGCGCTCCGGTGATGTCGTCGCCATCCTCTCCAACGGTGGCTTCGGCGGCATCTACGAGAAGCTTCCCGCAGCCCTTCGCGCCCGGACGTCGGCGGTATCCTAA
- a CDS encoding tetratricopeptide repeat protein: MAAYAQAAPEGRVVLVLPFENRSGNASLNWVGDSFPDTLDKRLNSSGFLTISQDDRRYALDHLGLPKDFRPSRATTIKIAQQLDANYVVIGSFNVVGQQIRIQSQVLTVNALKLSAAVEDSAELNRLFDAENAVAWKIARAMDPKMNVAEQTFLAAPGAVPLPAFENYIRGTNAPTPNDRLARLKEAVSISPNYAAALLALGKEQYAAKDFAAAATTLAKVPQDDPLSLEAGFYLGLARINNNNYTGAATAFDFVESRLPLPEVLNNHGVALARQGKDGSAYFDRAVKADPNDVDFRYNLAVSLFRRGDTADALREADAALKLKNTDGDIVTLRSRIAAVPAGTKLPANDPTFAPAERVRRSYSEASFRQAAFQLSQLQDMRLAMLPPAQRANEHNSIAQGYMQQGLLPQAEQQYNAALEADGSNAAAHAGLAEIRERSGQKDEARNEAQASIRLKPNVPAYLVLARLEIAAKNVPAAVEAVNHATALEPHNPQAIALRMSLQKPAQ; this comes from the coding sequence ATGGCTGCGTACGCGCAGGCTGCGCCCGAAGGCCGTGTGGTGCTGGTGCTGCCGTTTGAGAACCGCTCCGGCAACGCTTCGCTGAACTGGGTAGGCGACAGCTTCCCGGACACGCTGGACAAGCGCCTCAACTCCTCGGGTTTCCTTACGATTTCGCAGGATGATCGCCGCTACGCGCTCGATCACCTTGGCCTGCCCAAGGACTTCCGTCCTTCGCGCGCGACGACGATCAAGATCGCGCAGCAGCTCGACGCAAACTACGTGGTGATCGGCAGCTTCAACGTCGTCGGCCAGCAGATCCGCATTCAGTCGCAGGTGCTCACCGTGAACGCGTTGAAGCTTTCAGCCGCGGTAGAAGACTCCGCTGAGCTGAACCGGCTTTTCGACGCGGAAAACGCGGTGGCCTGGAAGATCGCGCGCGCGATGGACCCGAAGATGAACGTGGCCGAGCAGACCTTTCTCGCCGCTCCGGGCGCAGTTCCCTTGCCCGCTTTTGAAAACTACATCCGCGGCACGAACGCGCCGACGCCGAATGATCGTCTGGCGCGCCTGAAGGAAGCCGTCAGCATCAGCCCGAACTATGCGGCAGCCCTGCTGGCTCTGGGTAAGGAGCAGTATGCGGCCAAGGATTTCGCCGCAGCCGCGACGACGCTCGCGAAGGTTCCGCAGGACGATCCGCTGTCGCTGGAGGCTGGCTTCTACCTCGGCCTTGCGCGCATCAACAACAACAATTACACCGGCGCTGCGACGGCGTTTGATTTCGTCGAGAGCCGCCTGCCGCTGCCGGAGGTGCTCAACAACCACGGTGTGGCGCTGGCCCGCCAGGGCAAGGATGGCTCTGCGTACTTCGACCGCGCGGTGAAGGCCGATCCGAATGACGTGGACTTCCGCTACAACCTCGCGGTTTCACTCTTCCGCCGCGGCGATACGGCCGATGCGCTGCGCGAAGCCGACGCCGCGCTGAAACTGAAGAACACCGACGGCGACATCGTCACGCTGCGCTCGCGCATCGCTGCAGTGCCCGCTGGCACAAAGCTGCCCGCGAATGATCCGACCTTCGCTCCGGCGGAGCGCGTACGTCGCTCGTACTCGGAAGCAAGCTTCCGCCAGGCGGCGTTCCAGTTGAGCCAGCTGCAGGACATGCGTCTCGCGATGCTGCCGCCTGCGCAGCGAGCGAACGAACACAACTCGATCGCGCAAGGCTACATGCAGCAGGGACTGCTGCCGCAGGCGGAACAGCAGTACAACGCTGCGCTTGAGGCGGATGGCTCCAACGCGGCAGCCCATGCGGGTTTGGCCGAGATTCGCGAACGTAGCGGACAGAAGGATGAGGCGCGCAACGAAGCGCAGGCTTCGATTCGCCTGAAGCCGAACGTGCCGGCGTATCTCGTGCTCGCCCGCCTGGAGATCGCCGCGAAGAACGTGCCCGCGGCCGTGGAGGCAGTGAACCATGCCACCGCTCTCGAGCCGCACAACCCCCAGGCGATTGCATTGCGCATGAGCCTGCAGAAGCCCGCACAATAA
- a CDS encoding SPOR domain-containing protein has protein sequence MNSHHHLLDDDDDLMPGRERELTLSTGTILAIFFGLVLVCGLFFAFGYNLGKKATVPQFTASGDDNSGSGAQFNNFKPSAGSPSGSSAVAAKNSTPLATSTPAPVAAPKPAPVAQNDAPVAETPRVAEAAPAEPKPTPVHLGTANAPARPAPAAAMPAATPGGSFIVQVAAVSHRGDADMLVNALRGRGYSVYARTEPTDNLTRVQVGPFGSKHDADAMRQRLLADGYNAIVK, from the coding sequence ATGAACAGCCATCACCATCTGCTGGATGACGATGACGACCTGATGCCCGGTCGCGAGCGCGAACTCACGCTCTCGACCGGCACGATCCTTGCGATCTTCTTTGGCCTCGTGCTGGTGTGTGGCCTCTTCTTCGCTTTTGGCTACAACCTCGGCAAGAAGGCGACCGTTCCGCAGTTTACGGCGAGCGGGGATGACAACAGCGGATCGGGCGCGCAGTTCAACAACTTCAAGCCCTCGGCGGGATCGCCTTCCGGCTCCTCGGCAGTGGCCGCGAAGAACAGCACGCCGCTGGCCACGAGCACGCCTGCTCCTGTAGCCGCACCCAAGCCCGCGCCCGTCGCGCAGAATGATGCTCCTGTGGCGGAGACGCCGCGTGTGGCCGAGGCTGCTCCGGCAGAGCCGAAGCCGACGCCTGTGCACCTGGGAACAGCGAATGCTCCGGCACGCCCTGCTCCCGCTGCGGCGATGCCTGCAGCAACGCCTGGTGGAAGCTTTATCGTGCAGGTCGCAGCGGTGTCGCATCGCGGTGACGCGGACATGCTCGTCAATGCGCTGCGCGGCCGTGGGTACTCTGTCTACGCTCGCACGGAGCCGACCGACAACCTGACGCGCGTGCAGGTGGGGCCCTTCGGCAGCAAGCACGATGCGGATGCGATGCGGCAGCGCCTGCTGGCCGATGGATATAACGCGATTGTGAAGTAG
- a CDS encoding lysophospholipid acyltransferase family protein, which translates to MFRTLLMVSVFIVLGVPAAIVGIPYSLIVGNTHRMYIWGTAIVRLGLRAAGVRVRIVGLEHVPQGRGVIYLSNHVSNLDPPINIANVPGETSFFLKKSLMNIPLLGTAMKMGKFIPVARARSIEDAKRATELAGEALRSGHHISIYPEGTRSRDGKLLPFKKGAFYLSEATGAPLVPIIMRGTQELWPKGQTWLKPGNVTMEFLPAIYPEQFATRDELMSAARSIMEAAL; encoded by the coding sequence ATGTTTCGTACGTTGCTCATGGTCTCTGTCTTCATCGTTCTCGGCGTTCCCGCCGCGATCGTTGGCATCCCTTATTCGCTGATTGTCGGCAACACCCACCGGATGTACATCTGGGGCACCGCGATTGTGCGCCTTGGCCTGCGCGCTGCGGGCGTTCGTGTGCGCATCGTCGGCCTCGAGCATGTACCGCAAGGCCGCGGTGTCATCTATCTCTCGAACCACGTCTCGAACCTCGATCCGCCGATCAACATCGCGAACGTTCCCGGCGAGACTTCGTTCTTCCTGAAGAAGTCGCTGATGAACATCCCGTTGCTCGGCACCGCGATGAAGATGGGCAAGTTCATTCCCGTCGCGCGCGCGAGATCCATCGAGGACGCGAAACGAGCCACCGAGCTTGCAGGGGAGGCGCTGCGCAGCGGACACCACATCAGCATCTATCCCGAAGGCACACGCTCGCGCGACGGCAAGTTGCTGCCCTTCAAGAAGGGCGCGTTTTATCTGTCGGAAGCCACCGGCGCGCCGCTCGTGCCGATCATCATGCGTGGCACGCAGGAGCTGTGGCCGAAGGGCCAAACGTGGCTGAAGCCCGGTAACGTCACGATGGAATTCCTGCCCGCGATCTACCCCGAGCAGTTCGCCACGCGTGATGAACTGATGTCCGCCGCGCGCAGCATCATGGAAGCCGCCCTCTAG
- a CDS encoding S66 peptidase family protein — MSLRQGSRIAIISPASAANEERIDAGIAALAAWGYEPVLMPAAKARGPLYYAGPLRARLDDLHAAFADPSIDAILCTRGGWGSAELLEHLDLALIAANRKPFIGYSDQTSLQAYLWSALKLPTVYGPMCAADWSLSRGADETTWRAVLERTCPWQVNKHDGIRMLRSGSAQGRLLGGCLSILEAGLGTRYALKLDEPTILFLEDIGTKPYQWDRMLLHLRYAGMFERVTGIVFGDMSANVEPNEMPLLENALLHALSWFDGPITIGLRCGHVTGGNRSLLLGDYVALENDTLRSVL, encoded by the coding sequence ATGTCACTTCGACAAGGAAGCCGCATCGCCATCATCTCGCCTGCATCTGCGGCGAATGAAGAGCGCATCGATGCAGGCATCGCCGCGCTTGCTGCGTGGGGCTACGAGCCGGTGCTGATGCCTGCAGCGAAGGCTCGCGGGCCGCTGTATTACGCTGGCCCACTGCGCGCCCGCCTAGACGATCTGCACGCCGCCTTCGCCGACCCAAGCATCGACGCCATCCTCTGCACACGCGGCGGATGGGGTTCCGCAGAGCTGCTCGAGCATCTCGACCTCGCGCTCATCGCGGCCAATCGCAAACCCTTCATCGGCTACAGCGACCAGACCTCGCTGCAGGCGTACCTCTGGAGTGCGTTGAAGCTGCCCACCGTCTACGGCCCCATGTGCGCCGCAGACTGGTCGCTCAGCCGAGGCGCGGACGAGACCACGTGGCGCGCTGTGCTCGAACGCACATGCCCGTGGCAGGTCAACAAGCATGACGGCATTCGTATGTTGCGCAGCGGTAGCGCACAAGGTCGCTTGCTCGGCGGCTGCCTCAGCATCCTCGAAGCAGGGCTTGGCACGCGCTATGCGCTCAAGCTCGACGAGCCGACCATCCTCTTCCTCGAAGACATCGGCACCAAGCCCTATCAGTGGGACCGTATGCTCCTCCACCTGCGCTACGCAGGCATGTTCGAGCGCGTCACCGGCATCGTCTTTGGCGACATGAGCGCCAACGTCGAGCCGAACGAAATGCCGCTGCTCGAAAACGCTCTGCTGCATGCGCTCTCGTGGTTCGACGGCCCTATCACCATCGGCCTTCGCTGCGGCCACGTAACCGGCGGCAACCGCAGCCTGCTACTTGGCGACTACGTCGCACTCGAAAACGACACCCTCAGGAGCGTCCTGTAA
- the dapF gene encoding diaminopimelate epimerase has protein sequence MRTIPFVKAHARGNDFLVIDEVHAKGQHVALAQKLCSRNTGIGADGIEFFERRDDGTIFLRLINADGSEAELSGNGTRCVAAWLAQSEGLGHITFGTHGGDRVCKLIERKGDEWWIESAMGVPRVMPRTIEIEGVDGPIEGAMINVGNPHFVLFPQNEDFSSHGMTWQQLGSKIAVDPLFRFGTNVEFVRVLGPDTIEFRIFERGCGPTTSSGTGTCASSTAAISLKGVERSLTAIAQGGPQTVVWPDNAAQMMLTGPAEIICQGTVEF, from the coding sequence TTGCGTACCATTCCGTTTGTAAAAGCCCACGCTCGCGGCAACGATTTTCTCGTCATCGACGAGGTGCATGCGAAAGGTCAACACGTCGCACTCGCGCAGAAGCTCTGCTCGCGCAACACCGGTATTGGTGCCGACGGCATTGAGTTCTTCGAGCGCCGCGACGACGGCACCATCTTCCTGCGTCTCATCAACGCCGACGGTAGCGAAGCCGAACTCAGCGGCAATGGAACGCGCTGCGTCGCCGCGTGGCTTGCGCAAAGCGAAGGCCTCGGCCACATCACTTTCGGCACGCATGGCGGCGATCGCGTCTGCAAACTCATCGAGCGCAAGGGCGATGAGTGGTGGATCGAGTCCGCGATGGGCGTGCCGCGCGTGATGCCGCGCACCATCGAGATCGAAGGCGTCGATGGCCCGATCGAAGGCGCGATGATCAACGTCGGCAACCCGCACTTCGTGCTCTTTCCACAGAACGAAGACTTCAGCTCGCATGGCATGACGTGGCAGCAACTCGGCTCGAAAATTGCGGTCGATCCGCTCTTCCGCTTCGGCACGAACGTGGAGTTCGTGCGCGTTCTCGGTCCGGACACCATCGAGTTCCGCATCTTCGAGCGCGGCTGCGGCCCCACGACGAGCAGCGGCACCGGCACCTGCGCTTCCTCCACTGCAGCGATTTCGCTGAAGGGCGTCGAGCGTTCGCTAACGGCTATCGCGCAAGGCGGCCCACAAACCGTCGTCTGGCCCGACAACGCCGCGCAGATGATGCTCACCGGCCCCGCCGAAATCATCTGCCAGGGCACGGTGGAGTTCTAG
- a CDS encoding MgtC/SapB family protein, with translation MQTGVHLTLTQHLVLSEESIKRLLLACLLGGAVGVERELRHKMSGLRTNLLVCMAAALFTVLSPIIAGDGSTNKGQIASNIVQGVGFLGAGLILHYRSRIHGLTSAATVFVVAAIGMACGGGMYMEACIATVLVLCALQLVGAFEGKLGWQRYSMIYEVRADVAGALAANTSEHREDELTAASEAARRRMIAAVMHVLDSEGIHLIIDQHENIPGLPRISFPVIATRSVHQRLINDLRASNATDTVVTFRDLEDE, from the coding sequence ATGCAAACCGGCGTCCATCTCACGCTCACGCAACACCTTGTCCTCTCGGAAGAGTCGATCAAGCGGCTGTTGCTCGCCTGCCTTCTCGGCGGAGCGGTAGGCGTGGAGCGCGAACTCCGCCACAAGATGAGCGGCCTCCGTACGAACCTGCTCGTTTGCATGGCGGCTGCGCTCTTCACGGTCCTCAGCCCCATCATCGCGGGTGACGGCTCTACGAATAAAGGCCAGATCGCCTCGAACATCGTGCAGGGTGTCGGCTTCCTCGGCGCAGGGTTGATCCTGCATTATCGTTCGCGCATCCACGGCCTCACCAGTGCCGCCACGGTCTTTGTCGTCGCGGCGATAGGCATGGCCTGCGGCGGCGGCATGTACATGGAAGCTTGCATTGCGACCGTCCTTGTACTCTGCGCGCTGCAACTGGTTGGCGCGTTTGAAGGCAAGCTCGGCTGGCAGCGATATTCGATGATCTACGAGGTCCGCGCGGACGTTGCAGGCGCGCTTGCGGCTAATACGAGCGAGCATCGCGAAGATGAGCTTACCGCCGCCAGCGAAGCCGCGCGTCGCCGCATGATCGCAGCGGTCATGCATGTGCTCGACAGCGAAGGTATCCACCTCATCATCGACCAGCACGAGAATATTCCCGGTCTGCCGCGCATCTCGTTTCCGGTCATCGCGACGCGCAGCGTCCACCAGCGCTTGATCAACGATCTTCGCGCCAGCAATGCCACAGACACGGTCGTGACCTTCCGCGACCTGGAGGATGAATAA